The DNA sequence GCCTGGAGTTCTACTGCAATGAAGTAAACTACAGCATACCATCAAAGATTGCCGTCCATCTGTGTATTGAATAAGTATCCCAGTAGATTGTGTTTTCTAAGCTTGGAATAGGTGTAAAAAAAGCACCGGAAGACTAGGATAAGATTCTGGAGAGCTATTGTTTCGATAGATGGAAGTAGTGGTTCAAGGAATGCATGATTGTTTAACCTGGTTAAAACTGTTGGAGGAGGTTATATGATCTTCAATGGCTTTCTTGATATGTATGAAATTCGTAATTGACTCACGGTTTGCTAGCTATCCCATAGACTCGTGGCATACAGTTTCAGGATAGGTGTATTGGTACATCACGCATCAATGCAAACTTCGAATTTAAACCCAAAGCAGTATTAATCAAGTACCTGTTCCGTTCTTTTTTTCGTATGTCACACTTCCGCCGAAGCTAAGGTAGCTTTGCTCTTATATTCTTTTTCTTAATGTTTGTATTTAATTAAAATCGTGTAGATCATGGGTTCAAGCTGTGGAAACAGGCTCTTGCAAAAAATAAGGTAAAACAACATATAATAAACCTATTGTGGTTCAGCCTTTCCCTTAGCGGGAGTTTAATGCACTGGACTGCCTTTTCTTAGACCTTGTATTATTGTCTACATTATTTGATATGCCGTGTCTTCTGTGGTTGAAGTGTTTGGTACTTAAGAGAGGACGATCATAATGCTTTTAGGGTTGGTCATGGTTTTAATCTTACAGTTGATTTCTCTTCTGCAACAAGATATACAGTTGCTCCGACACAAACTATAGCTTGTGTATTAGTATATAACTGATGTCATAATCACAGTAAAATTTCTACAAGATAAAGCTAGTCAAATGCAGCAGGCAGTAAAGAACAAGGACCAAGCAGAAATCTGGTTTAGCAATGTGACCATCTGAAGGTGCAGAGTGACCTGGCCTCTCAGCAGCCCTCACTGTCTCCTTCGAGCAAGTGTAGTTGCAGCGACTTGGACGAACCACTCTGTATACGCCGGTGCTTGTTAAAACATAGGTATCCTTTCTGTTATCCTGTCCAAATGAGAATATGTAACCTAAAGCAGGCAATGGACTATTGGGTACTGAGCTGCAGTTGAGAGGGGAATCATGAGCACAACTAAATGGTATGCCTCTTGTTGTGAAGTTCCCACTATTGTATGGATTTTCTTGGGCTGCCCAGAAATTCTTAGCATACAAATCTCCATATAGGTAACTGCAAATTTAACCATCCTCTGTTAAGTTTggtttgcaaaatttgaagttgcTTCAATTATATAtctaaatgggtgttcatatttacCTTCCATATATGCAGGGATCAGTCTTGGAGCGATAAACATAGCCACCTGAGATAGCTGCAGATCCAACCTCTTTATTTATATCAGAATGGTTGTATCCTAATACTGGGAAGATGGGATCCATAGAATCATCAGCTGAAGCATTTTTAAAGCGGAAAGGACCTTCGTACATGCTCCATCCATAGTTTCCCCCTCTTGTGATGATGTCAACTTCTTCATATTGATCCTGCACGATTCAAATGATTGTCAGAAAGTCATCATCAAGTTACAAGTCAGCATGGTGCAGAGGTCTGTAGAAATGAATTTTAACAAAAGTGAGACTATCATTTTACCTGGCCAACATCCGCACAGATGAAGTAAGAAGGCCTTTCTGAATCGAAGCTACAGCGCCAAGGATCTCTCAATCCTAGAGCCCAAATTTCAGGCTGCAAATCCTTGTCTTGTGAATAAGGATTATCTCGAGGAACTGAATAGTTACCCCAATGTCCAAGGTCTGATATTTCTTCTTGACCTGATGAAGAAAAATCACCAAGTATCTCATGACATAACTCAAGAAAGTTCAAGGCAGGCCAATTAGGCTTTTAGTTTTAGTGTCAATTTTTGTAATAAATCGAAATGCTCACTTGGTATGTTATCGATATCAACCCTCATAATTTTTCCTAGCAAGGACTTCTTATTTTGAGCAAAATTGTAAGAATCACCCTTGCTTCCACCATCTCCCATCATAATGTAGAGATATCCATCTTCAGGGCCAAAGAGTATTTGTCCTCCATGATTAGCTGTAAATGGGAGCCCCATTGTAAATATTCTTCTCACTTCTGATGGTTTTGCCTTCTCCGCCTACAGAATGTATGAAATGTCAATTAACATAGTCAAAACACAGTGCCTAGAGACACAGCAAAGAAACCTTTGAAATGGAATTGGAGAAAATTCTATTTCAAGGTAGAATTGTAATGTTGAGTTTAATTTCTATTAACTGATCGAGTAAAGAATTTTTACACCATTGCAGAAGCGGATCCAGAAGTTACATTTGATAGGTTCAACTTTTAAGTTCTTCCTATTGAATCCAATATACTGATAGTATAAAAATTCTTTATGTCGGTGTATAGAAGCTCAGCTGTATAATATTTAACTCCCCTAGGAATTTAAAGGTTGAGCAGAATTCCATCATTTGATACAGCTGCTGTTTGAAAAACATGTTAAGGAGAGTGAAAAACTTACCTTGGATGGATTTGGTGCAGTCCCATTAACACTGAACTCTGCAACAACATTATGATATTGACATGGCTGCTTATTATCATCTGAGTTTATCTTTGAAGGGTCACAACCAACATCTGAATTACAAGCACATCTTCCAGCACATCTAGGAGACTTAGCTTTGTCACAGTTAAATGATGCAAAAAACCTGCCATTCTTGGCAAAGTTTGGATGAAAAGCCATTCCCATCATCCCAAATCTTGCATCTAAGTAAACCTCATCTGTTAAATCAGCAAATGGACTTGATTCATCAAGTTCCATTGCTTCTCCTGAGTCTTGTTCTGGTATAGTTGCTAACCAAATTTTTCCAGGCTGATTGGAGAAAAATACGCTGTTCGATCCATCAGGATGAGGAACCATATTGATGTAAGCTCCATCAGCAATCTTCTCTAAACACATGCCATTGGGAGGTTGTAATGTTTCATTTTTCTTGAGTAAAACCTGTTCTCCACTGAAACATAATGAATCTTTATCAAAGTTTCCACCAAATGCTTCACAGAAATCGGATTTCGATTGCCATAAGTCTGTTAACAAGGAGGAGTTTGAGTTTTGGCTCTCTCCTGCTTTGGTTTTCAAGGATGGTGCAAAAGGAGAATTTGTTATTGGTATGTTTTGGCAAGTATCCCAAACAGATGAACAAAAGCTTTTCTCTGATGTAGCAGTTGAATTGCAAAGAATAGGAACGGGTCTTGGCCCTGATTTCACCTTAAACAACTCTGCTGAGAACTGATCACATGTCTGCAAATattggaatttttttttattagctTTAAAGCAAAGTTTATTCATTAGATGTTGAAACTATTCTTATGTAAGTTCTCAAAATTCATATTCtttcttcaagaatttggcaAAAAAAGCAAATTAgctaaccaacaacaacaacaataaaaaaccCGTATAATGACACTAGTGGGATTCGGGAAAGGTAGTGTGAAGGGagagagaggttgtttccgattaATCTCGGCTCAAAAAAAGCAAATTTAGCTAACCCCATCAAGAAAAATTAAGGAAGAAGTTTGAAAAACTGCAACTTCAATATCCATTAAAATGTATAAGAATGAAATTAGGAAACTTACTGAGCAGAGTATTGACTTCACAGCAGAACTACATGCAGTGTCAGTTATATTCATACCCTCAAAAAGCTTCTGCAATTGCAGATCTTTAGAAGAGTCACAGCAGACTCTTCCATTATATGGACAAAAAGCCAAAGGCTTCTTTGGAGTTACAGGTGCTCCTACATATATACAATGAATAATcagcaaaagaaaacaaaaatttgTGTAAAAATGACAGTTTGATAGTGATTGAACTGCCCCCATAAAAATCTTGAAAAAACTTACTCAAGTCTGTGCATAAAGGGAGTGAAGAAGATGGGTTGATGAAGCTATACAGAAGGAGATAAATGAATGAGAACAGCAGATTGAAGTGGTTATTCATTTCTGGAAAGATGAAGCAGAGAGGACAAGAACAAACATGCAGCAGCAAATCTGGTATTACTCCCTTCTTATTCTTATCATGATGGAGATATAAGTAACAACATatataaaaagggaaaaataactTTGTTACAAAAGATGTCATTATTCAaagaaatttcttttctttttttttggaaaataagGTGTTTGGTTGGTGAGCCAAAAAAAAATTTCAGAAAGAATATTGCATATACTAAAGATCAACAATAATATTAGCAAATCAGAATTTGTTCTGGTGAATTTCGGAGTATTACTAGTATAATTATTAGTTAGAATAAATAATATGTAGTTAAAAGTTAAAATTGTTATAAGAAAAACGATTTATGTCTATAAGTAAGGgaaattatttttatcttttggtGAAAATAGTTTTCTCCCTTGTAAAACATTTTGTACTAACTAGAAgggaaatatttttctaaaatgaCTTTCATCTTACCAAATATTTCTGCAGGAAAAAGTTtcgatttataaaatataaatgattTTTCAAAAGGAGGGTCACCGCAATCTCTACTTTCACATAATAGGAATAATATTTGCGTACCTATTACCAAATATATGGGTAAATAATATCTGCACATATAGGACTATACTAaatatgttattgttgttttaaGGAGTTAAAAAAAATTTCAAGCTCTTTTAACTTTAAGGTTTGATGAATTATCTGTACCAGAAAGGTATCAAGTTGGTAAACTGAGTGCTGGAAATTGGTACCCACGTTTGAGCAATAATTCAAGACTTTAGCTTGACTATTAGACATTTAGACTCTATACAAAAAAATCTCAGTGGATAGGTAGTGGTTGAAAAGGGCAGTAATGATATAGGACAAAAATAGATATTTTATTGTTACCCAAAAAAAGGTTAGATTTTTCTAAAAGTTGGATTAAATGTTCATTGTCATCGATATTATTACCTTACTGGTGTGTACTTTTATTGCTTTATTTGCTATTGATTGGTTATACTTTTATGGTGTAAAttcaaattaatcaaaatttaaTACAATTATCGAATATCGAGCGAAAAGCTAAAGAAAAAAACATACTACTTGTACTTGCCTACAATTTAAAAAGTGGTATAGTGGGTTCACATTTCAGCCACTAcaaatttaaatttctattttcatcTTGGTGAAACTTTTCGTGTATTTGggctattataaaaaaaaaatggttgaaaatgatCATTTCTTGTAAACAATTTATCACTGTTCGTACCAATGTacatttcttttattattatcttattttattatttttggttaTATAGTCGTTGAATGTGATAAATTTTCTGACTCTATAAACAAAAGTGAAGTTTTAAGAACAATTACACTTTATAAATGGAGTAGAAAACTCTGGTCTTCCTATTAGAATGTACCAAGGAATTGTGagaaaaggaaaataattttttaaattttcaagttAACTAATCAATGGAAATTTGGATACAAGTATATATACAACTCTTTCTAGTTTGCCTCTTAGCAATGGGAATAACTGGTTTTAACAATTCTAATCTTTTGACCATGCAGTAAAATGTTTAATACATAATTTTTACCTTGAAAGTTTTTCTGTTTGATTATTGACTGTATTTTGTTTAAGCATAAAGGTACTTTACAGTTATAGAAGAGGTAGGAGGTAAGATATGGGGTCGCATTTGGTAAGGAAACGCTTTAcccttgtttacccgaaaaacggatagaattaaatttgtacgtagttctaagaatatgtggtataccttaatacaaaccgtaaggataaataaaaatatcagatatggattgcaaagagtaCAAAGTAAACAAGGTAGTACAGAAGATGATTTTTATGACTGAACATGctgaatcaatttatgaaacttaaaagaacaactcttcactGTAGGAGAATATGATGCTTGAATTATAATGTAAGCAAAAAACTtggtccttacagaaataataaccaccTCCTTTTATAGTAGaaggatcttactttagatataattaaaaatacatagtgggagacccatgataaatcagcttttccataatttctgccgggattctctcctctagtgggattgcaacagctcttgtctatgagttcgatattgactcgagttttcggtcttgactcaagctctcgatcttgacttgagctcgattctaactcggatctttgtattgattcggggtcagtgttggtcggtctctgaatcataagctcgataactttactttgcatcatagtttgatttggattcgagcttgataatgatatcaagctcgacattgatcggtccctcgggctcgaagcttgtttgcatcatcttcggaacccatcttgAAGTCTTACTCCGATCTATTACGTTTTGACCTTGATCGATCGTAcgaaggccaaaatctatttcgactgtatacaaatagtcccctcgtttctcgggaaggatgtggtgaaaaacgatatgatttttcaacggctcgatcggattataagctgacgtttacattaggctcgatcatgacgtacatgatagctgtcccgtcgattTAATCTTTCacggcatttaatgcatgtcagacggtggtcggccaccgctgatactgaaccgccattgctttaatctataaat is a window from the Nicotiana tomentosiformis chromosome 10, ASM39032v3, whole genome shotgun sequence genome containing:
- the LOC104102818 gene encoding HIPL1 protein-like, giving the protein MNNHFNLLFSFIYLLLYSFINPSSSLPLCTDLRAPVTPKKPLAFCPYNGRVCCDSSKDLQLQKLFEGMNITDTACSSAVKSILCSTCDQFSAELFKVKSGPRPVPILCNSTATSEKSFCSSVWDTCQNIPITNSPFAPSLKTKAGESQNSNSSLLTDLWQSKSDFCEAFGGNFDKDSLCFSGEQVLLKKNETLQPPNGMCLEKIADGAYINMVPHPDGSNSVFFSNQPGKIWLATIPEQDSGEAMELDESSPFADLTDEVYLDARFGMMGMAFHPNFAKNGRFFASFNCDKAKSPRCAGRCACNSDVGCDPSKINSDDNKQPCQYHNVVAEFSVNGTAPNPSKAEKAKPSEVRRIFTMGLPFTANHGGQILFGPEDGYLYIMMGDGGSKGDSYNFAQNKKSLLGKIMRVDIDNIPSQEEISDLGHWGNYSVPRDNPYSQDKDLQPEIWALGLRDPWRCSFDSERPSYFICADVGQDQYEEVDIITRGGNYGWSMYEGPFRFKNASADDSMDPIFPVLGYNHSDINKEVGSAAISGGYVYRSKTDPCIYGSYLYGDLYAKNFWAAQENPYNSGNFTTRGIPFSCAHDSPLNCSSVPNSPLPALGYIFSFGQDNRKDTYVLTSTGVYRVVRPSRCNYTCSKETVRAAERPGHSAPSDGHIAKPDFCLVLVLYCLLHLTSFIL